Part of the Nymphalis io chromosome 8, ilAglIoxx1.1, whole genome shotgun sequence genome, CTAGAATAATGAGACAATATAAGCATTTTTATGTGTGTTTAGTGCTCTCTCGCAGTTTGCCGTCCACTTTTGAATATGTGAGCGTGACGGCCGAGGAGACTCCCGACCTCACGCAGCCTCCGTACAACCTCACCGCTCCAGGTAAGATACTTTAGAATATTGTGCTATTACATCATCAAAACGAACTAGACTCAATATCAGTGCCATAATTGTTATAACTTTGTCATAACCGCCTGCATTCTAATACAACTCCTATTAGAATGCTATTTAAATTCACGGTAAAAAAGCACGGAACAGCCGCCTTTCAGCTTCATTTTACGaaataagtatttctttttaagAGTCAAATTTCCTAGCTGAACTATTGGGTCGCTTACAGAGCCCTGtctaaaatatatacctaatattaaatagatCGTTAGGTACATTGCTgcttaatataatgaatatacaaaagaataataatattaccaaaataaaacTGTTCCTAAACATCTTGTTAAAAGTAATCagtgaattataatattgcttAATACAGTTTTGTTTAAATACCCTTATAAATATTGAGTAACTGTTTCAGTAGCAAGTAAATAATGATAAGAGATATTTCTCTTGCTGTGTTATCGTTTTGATTTAGATAACATTAAGCGCTATCAGCGGACCGTGGGGTGGGAAATGTTTTAATgcaaacatatataacaaacacTTGAGATTTGATGCGCTGATTTTTTCGATAAGGTtctgaaaaagaaaaaacaatcgCACACACAATGCAAGCagcaattattttcaaaatgtatACACAAGTAGGTTATTCCACTTGGGTGTGtgtacacatatattatattgtgtttttattataaatagtgcttttagattatttatttatttattcattaatcctttattgcacacaatttacaaaaatttggtatcatatattattagattacatatatttagataGTAGATTATTTAGTGCTTTGACAAAAACCATAACAGCTGCTTAATGTCACGCTACTGGGCCTTCTCTTATTttgaggttttggagcttattccaacagcTGCTCGAATGCAAGCTGGtggataaaaattaataaagagaTATTtggttattttgttatattatatgtaatgaataatttaacaataaggTGACGTTTAACTGATAATCGTCGATGAGCAGGACTGACCGGCGACGCGAAACTGGTGGAGTTGGGCGGCCCGCCGTACCTCTTGCCGCTCGTGCGGCGCGACAAGCTGTACGACCTGGCGGCGCTGCTGCGCCACCTGCGCCGCGACCCCGCGCTGCTGGTTGGCGCCGGCGCCGGGCCCTGGCCCTACTTGGGCACCAACTGCGAGGTGATTGTGGGTCCGAATCCTAGGCGATAAATGTAAATGGCCCACAGCTGGGTCAACAAGACAACGTTAAGAACTTTATCTCAATACGAGTCTTACTCTCGCTACGCTTACTAATTTTTGTAAAAGGCCATATAAGACGACCTATCTCGTATATTAGGGCATCATCAATCTGAAGATGGAGGGGGGCGTGGTGCGCCAGGGCACGCGCATCGTCAGCGTGCAGGGGAGGAGCTACCGACAGGAGCAGCTCCCCGACACGGAGACGCGCACCGCTCTGCTCGGGAACTATCTGCTGTCAGAAGGGAAGCCCGGTAAGGTAAGCTGACGTATGTAGCTCCATTCGTTTCCATTAAcagtttcttattaaattttctatttcaaaatatttattaaggtttgAATTGTTGAAATTCTCAAAATTGATGCGACACCAAAAGTGTAGCGAAACATAAGGTGTGTCTCGAATATGTCGAAGGAGATGGATCGTTCTATAGAATTCCGTAGGAAATTCAAATAAGAAAAAACTTTACTCAAATTCACTTTCAGGTTATAAAGGTAGTGGCTAAGAAACGAATCGGAGAATCGAACTTCATCACCGCCATCAGAGAAGCTCTTAAAAATCACTACGGCGCCAATGTTGTTGgtaattttctttcaaatattcCTGAAACACCTGTTTCCTGTTTACTTTAGTACGCTCcagtatttatttgttaaatgccACAATGGTCTGGCCGGCAGGTCTGGGCGGCGCCTTCGTGCTGCGCTCGGGCTTGGTGAAGCACCACGTGATGCCCGACTTCTCCGCAACCGCGCTCTGCAAGGAAGCCGACGTGGAAGGCTGGCTGCGCTTCTACGAAATGCGCGCTCCCATCACACACGTCGGCACGCTCGTCACCGGCGACCTGGTGAGCATCTCGAAATCCTCCAATCCTGATCAGTGCAGGCTTGTGGATAAACACTTAGCTGCATATTATGAaatatgcaggtttcgtcacgaaacgagatgaattataagcaagCGTTAACCGTGAACACTTTTTAGTGCTTGCCTGGTTTTAGATTCGCGACCTTCGGCTAAGGTCCACTTGATGTGTTCATGTTGCTAACTGTGATGGTCGGCAGGGCCTGGACCTCCGCCTGCATCACTTCCATGGGTTCAGCTTGCACGGCGACGGCGGCCACTACCACTACGACACGACGCCCGAGGTCGTGCACTACGAGGGCTACTTCGCTCTCGCTCGCTCCGTCGTGCGCGTCGACGCGCCGCTCGAGACGCACTATATCGGTCGCGACTGACCGACCGCCGACACTGATTTATTTAAGTACGATGTAAAATGTCCCTGcgatttaaacttaaatttcatGTACGCGTCGATCGCTTGTTGTAtataattgttgttattattt contains:
- the LOC126769901 gene encoding ester hydrolase C11orf54 homolog isoform X1 gives rise to the protein MQFFEYLLVIIFIQYVSLNVTESAALSDTNITTSMASIDYSTVEIKEKPLFTPPLEEIVEVLSRSLPSTFEYVSVTAEETPDLTQPPYNLTAPGLTGDAKLVELGGPPYLLPLVRRDKLYDLAALLRHLRRDPALLVGAGAGPWPYLGTNCEGIINLKMEGGVVRQGTRIVSVQGRSYRQEQLPDTETRTALLGNYLLSEGKPGKVIKVVAKKRIGESNFITAIREALKNHYGANVVGLGGAFVLRSGLVKHHVMPDFSATALCKEADVEGWLRFYEMRAPITHVGTLVTGDLGLDLRLHHFHGFSLHGDGGHYHYDTTPEVVHYEGYFALARSVVRVDAPLETHYIGRD
- the LOC126769901 gene encoding ester hydrolase C11orf54 homolog isoform X2 — protein: MASIDYSTVEIKEKPLFTPPLEEIVEVLSRSLPSTFEYVSVTAEETPDLTQPPYNLTAPGLTGDAKLVELGGPPYLLPLVRRDKLYDLAALLRHLRRDPALLVGAGAGPWPYLGTNCEGIINLKMEGGVVRQGTRIVSVQGRSYRQEQLPDTETRTALLGNYLLSEGKPGKVIKVVAKKRIGESNFITAIREALKNHYGANVVGLGGAFVLRSGLVKHHVMPDFSATALCKEADVEGWLRFYEMRAPITHVGTLVTGDLGLDLRLHHFHGFSLHGDGGHYHYDTTPEVVHYEGYFALARSVVRVDAPLETHYIGRD